A genomic stretch from Sceloporus undulatus isolate JIND9_A2432 ecotype Alabama chromosome 5, SceUnd_v1.1, whole genome shotgun sequence includes:
- the HADH gene encoding hydroxyacyl-coenzyme A dehydrogenase, mitochondrial has protein sequence MASVAAAASAAKKLVVKHVTVIGGGLMGAGIAQIAAATGHTVILVDQSDEILNKSKKGIQDSLKKLTKKKFADKPEAGAEFIEKTLKNITTSTDPVSVVHSTDLVVEAIVENLSAKNELFKTLDKFAPEHTIFASNTSSLPITDIANATTRQDRFGGLHFFNPVPLMKLVEVVKTPMTSQKTFESLMDFSKILGKIPVACKDTPGFIVNRLLVPYLMESVRLFERGDASKEDIDVAMKLGAGYPMGPFELLDYVGLDTSKFIMDGWHSLEPDNPLFAPSSLLNQLVDEKKLGKKTGEGFYQYK, from the exons ATGGCCTCCGTCGCAGCCGCAGCCTCGGCCGCCAAGAAGCTGGTGGTGAAGCATGTGACGGTGATCGGGGGAGGCCTGATGGGGGCAGGCATCGCCCAG ATTGCTGCAGCCACTGGCCACACGGTGATATTAGTGGATCAGTCAgatgaaatattaaataaatccAAGAAAGGAATTCAAGACAGTCTGAAAAAATTGACAAAGAAAAAGTTTGCAGACAAACCTGAG GCTGGTGCAGAGTTCATTGAAAAAACTTTGAAGAATATCACCACAAGCACAGATCCAGTTTCTGTTGTACATAGTACTGACCTTGTAGTGGAGGCCATTGTGGAAAATCTTTCAGCAAAAAATGAACTCTTCAAGACACTGGATAAGTTTGCACCAGA GCATACAATATTTGCTAGCAACACTTCTTCCTTGCCAATCACAGATATAGCCAATGCTACTACCAGGCAGGACCGGTTCGGTGGCCTCCATTTCTTTAATCCAGTGCCTCTGATGAAACTTGTTGAG GTTGTCAAGACCCCTATGACCAGCCAGAAGACTTTTGAGTCTCTCATGGATTTCAGCAAAATATTAGGGAAGATTCCAGTAGCATGCAAG GACACCCCAGGCTTTATTGTGAACAGGCTCCTTGTACCTTACCTTATGGAATCTGTTCGGCTCTTTGAAAGGG GAGATGCATCAAAGGAAGATATTGATGTTGCTATGAAGCTGGGGGCAGGCTATCCCATGGGCCCATTTGAACTCTTGGACTATGTTGGCTTGGATACGAGTAAATTTATTATGGATG GGTGGCATTCATTAGAGCCAGACAACCCCCTCTTTGCTCCAAGCTCATTGCTGAATCAACTGGTAGATGAGAAGAAATTGGGAAAGAAGACTGGTGAAGGATTTTACCAATACAAATAA